A stretch of Gossypium hirsutum isolate 1008001.06 chromosome A06, Gossypium_hirsutum_v2.1, whole genome shotgun sequence DNA encodes these proteins:
- the LOC107961944 gene encoding uncharacterized protein encodes MKKLYRRGTVHPSPSITTDHLSFLPATILTLSAALSPEDKQVLAYLISCSNNDFGNFSGRRENTPKPQTKRSFSSSSSDHDHPPLFTCDCFRCYMSYWVRWDSSPNRQLIHEIIDAFEDEVAQSKKTKSKKERKKKGGVTGGSGSSKRPDLSLRKGDSSELKTVEQSSNSGDGGNGGGDDGEEGIEKGSVRRLVSFIGERIWNVWGQ; translated from the coding sequence ATGAAGAAACTCTACCGTAGAGGCACGGTTCATCCATCACCATCGATCACGACCGATCATCTGTCTTTCCTCCCAGCTACCATATTAACCCTTTCTGCTGCTCTTTCCCCTGAAGACAAACAAGTCTTGGCCTATCTCATCTCTTGTTCCAACAATGATTTTGGCAACTTTTCAGGCCGCCGTGAAAACACTCCAAAACCCCAAACTAAAAGAAGTTTTAGCAGCAGCAGTAGTGACCATGATCATCCCCCACTTTTCACCTGCGATTGTTTCAGGTGCTATATGAGTTACTGGGTCAGGTGGGATTCGTCCCCCAACCGGCAGCTGATACACGAGATCATCGATGCTTTCGAAGACGAGGTGGCGCAAAGCAAGAAGACGAAgagcaagaaagaaaggaagaagaaaggcgGTGTTACTGGTGGGTCTGGCAGTTCGAAACGACCCGATTTGAGCTTACGGAAAGGAGATTCCAGTGAGTTGAAAACAGTGGAACAGAGCAGTAACAGCGGCGACGGTGGTAATGGTGGTGGGGATGATGGTGAAGAAGGAATAGAAAAAGGTTCAGTAAGGAGGTTGGTTAGCTTCATAGGAGAAAGGATTTGGAACGTTTGGGGCCAATAA
- the LOC107961943 gene encoding mitochondrial pyruvate carrier 4, which produces MASSKLQALWNHPAGPKTIHFWAPTFKWGISIANVADFAKPPEKLSYPQQIAVTATGIIWSRYSTVITPKNWNLFSVNIAMAGTGIYQLTRKIKHDYFSEAKPAIASE; this is translated from the exons ATGGCGTCCTCCAAGCTACAGGCTCTGTGGAACCACCCTGCCGGACCCAAAACCA TTCACTTTTGGGCACCAACTTTTAAATGGGGCATTAGCATAGCGAATGTGGCTGACTTTGCTAAACCACCGGAAAAACTTTCCTACCCTCAGCAAATAG CGGTTACTGCAACTGGAATTATCTGGTCACGCTACAGCACTGTAATCACTCCG AAAAACTGGAATCTCTTCAGTGTAAACATTGCTATGGCTGGAACAGGCATATACCAACTAACACGAAAAATAAA ACATGATTACTTTTCGGAGGCAAAGCCGGCCATTGCATCTGAATGA
- the LOC107961942 gene encoding mediator of RNA polymerase II transcription subunit 11 — translation MDSPTQNTSLQRLQNVEKRIIRVLELAGGVMDELANPTGPRKEFINNHCREFMKMIKDIQVTLRDEIKSACEYRPFEKCDYSSRISNEICCKKLEYVLSQLDAMKQTIDEYQATI, via the exons atGGATTCTCCCACTCAGAATACCTCTTTGCAGCGACTTCAAAATGTGGAGAAG AGAATCATTAGGGTTTTGGAGCTGGCGGGAGGTGTCATGGATGAACTCGCCAATCCAACGGGTCCCAGGAAAGAATTTATCAATAATCATTGCCGTGAATTCATGAAGATGATCAAG GATATCCAAGTGACATTGAGGGATGAAATCAAGAGTGCCTGTGAGTATCGCCCGTTTGAGAAGTGCGATTATAGTTCGAGAATATCGAATGAAATCTGTTGCAAGAAACTCGAATATGTGCTCTCCCAGTTGGATGCAATGAAACAAACCATTGATGAATATCAGGCCACTATTTGA